One window from the genome of Alkalihalobacillus sp. LMS6 encodes:
- the hpt gene encoding hypoxanthine phosphoribosyltransferase yields the protein MKNDMKEILLTEEQIQKKIKELGHTITEEYSDRFPLFVGVLKGALPFMADLVKSVDIHLEMDFMDVSSYGKGLVSSGEVKIVKDLDTKVEGRDVLIVEDIIDSGLTLSYLIELFKYRKAKSVKVVTLLDKPEGRKVDLVPDLTGFIVPDEFVVGYGLDFAERYRNLPYVGILKPEIYEG from the coding sequence ATGAAGAACGACATGAAAGAGATTTTACTAACGGAAGAACAAATCCAGAAAAAAATTAAAGAATTAGGGCATACTATTACGGAAGAGTATAGTGATCGCTTTCCACTGTTTGTTGGTGTATTAAAAGGTGCTCTTCCTTTTATGGCTGATTTAGTTAAGTCTGTTGATATTCATTTAGAAATGGACTTTATGGACGTTTCAAGCTACGGAAAAGGATTAGTCTCTTCTGGAGAAGTGAAAATCGTCAAAGACTTGGATACAAAAGTAGAAGGTCGTGATGTTCTGATCGTCGAAGACATCATCGATAGTGGTTTAACATTAAGTTATTTAATTGAGCTCTTCAAATATCGTAAAGCAAAATCAGTAAAAGTGGTCACGCTCCTTGATAAGCCTGAAGGTAGAAAAGTTGATTTAGTACCTGATTTAACAGGTTTTATCGTGCCTGACGAATTCGTTGTTGGGTACGGCTTAGATTTTGCAGAACGTTACCGAAATTTACCGTATGTCGGAATTTTAAAGCCGGAAATTTATGAAGGCTAA
- the ftsH gene encoding ATP-dependent zinc metalloprotease FtsH: MKGRTLRTVLILVLVMVVVIAAVNAVTSDQTETSEVRYDEFVERLEQGEVESINVQPERGVLIVTGRFTDQNEDENFVTSVFNSEVTTGFLAEIDNVEISIEPEEEQSNWFTTILFIAPFLLIVLIIIFMMSSAQGGGGGGGNRVMNFGKSKAKMVSDEKKKAKFKDVAGADEEKQELVEVVEFLKDPRRFSAIGARIPKGVLLVGPPGTGKTLLARAVAGEAGVPFFSISGSDFVEMFVGVGASRVRDLFENAKKNSPCIIFIDEIDAVGRQRGAGLGGGHDEREQTLNQLLVEMDGFSANEGIIIIAATNRADILDPALLRPGRFDRQIQVNAPDVKGREEVLQVHARNKPLREDVKLDLIAVRTPGFSGADLENLLNEAALVAARDNQKEIGMEHIEEAIDRVIAGPAKKSRVISKKEKNIVAWHEAGHTVVGVKLESADTVHKVTIVPRGMAGGYAMMLPKEDRYFMTKPELLDKIVGLLGGRVAEEVQFGEVSTGAHNDFQRATAIARKMVTEYGMSDKLGPMQFGSSSGGQVFLGRDIQNEQNYSDAIAHEIDLEVQRIIKDSYERCKQILIDNKDSLDLVAQKLIELETLDAEQIQSLINEGKLPENHHASRKVDDLKVNIQSKDENEEENLKGAYEETTNMEENRPASEEPPNNNERND, from the coding sequence ATGAAAGGACGTACGTTGCGTACTGTCTTAATATTAGTTTTGGTCATGGTAGTTGTAATTGCTGCAGTGAACGCAGTAACGAGTGATCAGACTGAGACATCTGAAGTACGATATGATGAATTTGTTGAGAGACTTGAGCAAGGCGAAGTTGAAAGTATAAACGTTCAGCCAGAGCGTGGCGTTCTTATTGTAACAGGACGTTTTACAGATCAAAATGAAGATGAGAACTTTGTTACATCTGTGTTTAACTCTGAGGTTACAACTGGTTTCTTAGCGGAAATTGATAATGTTGAGATTTCCATAGAACCAGAAGAAGAACAAAGCAACTGGTTTACAACGATTCTGTTTATTGCCCCATTCTTATTAATCGTTCTAATTATTATCTTTATGATGAGCTCTGCCCAAGGTGGCGGTGGCGGTGGTGGAAACCGCGTCATGAACTTTGGTAAGAGTAAAGCGAAGATGGTTAGTGATGAAAAGAAAAAAGCGAAGTTTAAAGACGTTGCTGGTGCAGATGAGGAAAAGCAAGAACTTGTTGAAGTGGTTGAGTTCTTAAAAGACCCAAGAAGGTTCTCAGCTATTGGTGCACGTATCCCTAAAGGTGTCTTACTAGTAGGACCTCCAGGTACAGGTAAAACGTTGTTAGCAAGAGCTGTAGCTGGTGAAGCAGGCGTCCCATTCTTCTCCATTAGTGGTTCAGATTTCGTAGAGATGTTTGTTGGTGTAGGTGCTTCTCGTGTACGTGATTTATTTGAGAATGCTAAGAAAAATTCTCCATGTATTATCTTTATTGATGAAATCGATGCAGTCGGTCGTCAACGTGGAGCAGGTCTTGGTGGCGGTCACGATGAACGTGAACAAACACTTAACCAATTACTTGTAGAAATGGACGGATTTAGTGCCAATGAAGGAATTATTATCATTGCAGCAACAAACCGTGCAGATATTTTAGACCCTGCGTTATTACGCCCAGGTCGATTTGATAGACAAATTCAAGTGAATGCCCCTGACGTTAAAGGCCGTGAAGAAGTTCTTCAAGTTCACGCTCGTAACAAGCCTTTACGTGAAGACGTGAAACTCGATTTAATTGCGGTTCGAACACCAGGCTTCTCTGGTGCTGATTTAGAAAACCTTCTAAATGAAGCTGCCTTAGTAGCTGCAAGAGACAACCAGAAAGAAATTGGCATGGAGCATATTGAAGAAGCTATTGACCGTGTCATTGCCGGCCCAGCTAAGAAGAGTCGTGTGATCTCGAAAAAAGAGAAAAACATTGTGGCTTGGCATGAAGCAGGACACACTGTTGTCGGCGTAAAACTAGAAAGTGCAGATACGGTTCACAAAGTAACCATTGTACCTCGTGGTATGGCTGGTGGTTATGCGATGATGCTTCCAAAAGAAGATCGTTATTTCATGACGAAACCAGAGTTACTTGATAAAATTGTTGGCCTTTTAGGTGGACGTGTAGCGGAAGAAGTGCAGTTTGGTGAAGTGTCAACAGGCGCTCACAATGACTTCCAACGTGCAACAGCGATTGCCCGTAAGATGGTAACGGAATATGGAATGAGTGATAAGCTCGGACCAATGCAGTTCGGTTCAAGTTCTGGCGGTCAAGTATTCCTGGGTCGCGATATTCAAAACGAACAAAATTATTCCGATGCGATTGCCCATGAGATTGATCTTGAAGTTCAGCGCATTATCAAAGATTCTTACGAACGTTGTAAGCAAATTCTTATTGATAATAAAGATAGCTTAGATTTAGTTGCTCAGAAATTAATTGAGTTAGAAACACTTGATGCCGAGCAAATTCAATCGCTTATCAACGAAGGCAAACTTCCTGAAAATCATCATGCGTCAAGAAAAGTGGATGATCTTAAAGTGAATATCCAGTCGAAAGACGAGAACGAAGAAGAAAATTTAAAAGGAGCTTACGAAGAAACGACGAATATGGAAGAGAATCGTCCAGCTTCTGAAGAGCCTCCAAACAATAACGAACGAAACGACTAA
- a CDS encoding type III pantothenate kinase, whose translation MILTIDIGNSSIVTGVFKQDHLENIFRSSKTTEKTSDEYGMLLYSFFQHHHYSFSDVEGVILSSVVPSIMHRFKKMCRDYFKIDPVIVGPGVKTGLNILYDDPKEVGSDRIANAVAAISLYEAPCIVIDIGTATTFCYIDEKHRYRGGVIAPGAALSADALSMNASRLPQIELQKPKHVINKTTLSSIHSGTYYGYLSMIDGMIERMKKEERQRNVVVIATGGLVDLYANESETIQYVDQNLTLKGLKMIYDRNK comes from the coding sequence TTGATCTTAACCATTGATATTGGCAACTCATCCATTGTAACAGGAGTGTTTAAACAAGATCATTTAGAAAATATCTTCCGCAGTTCAAAAACGACAGAAAAGACAAGCGATGAATATGGAATGCTGCTATACAGCTTTTTTCAACACCATCATTACTCGTTTTCCGATGTTGAAGGCGTTATCCTATCCTCTGTTGTACCAAGTATCATGCATCGTTTTAAAAAAATGTGCAGAGACTATTTTAAGATTGATCCTGTTATTGTTGGTCCAGGCGTAAAAACAGGACTGAACATTTTATATGATGACCCAAAAGAAGTTGGTTCAGATCGAATTGCCAACGCAGTGGCAGCGATTTCCTTATACGAAGCGCCGTGCATCGTTATTGATATTGGAACAGCAACAACGTTTTGCTACATTGATGAAAAACATCGTTATCGTGGTGGGGTCATTGCACCAGGTGCTGCGCTGTCAGCAGATGCACTTTCAATGAATGCTTCAAGACTTCCGCAAATTGAATTGCAAAAACCGAAGCATGTCATTAATAAGACAACGCTAAGTTCCATTCATAGCGGAACATATTACGGGTATTTAAGCATGATTGATGGTATGATTGAACGCATGAAAAAAGAAGAGCGCCAAAGGAATGTAGTCGTGATCGCAACAGGTGGTCTTGTTGACCTCTATGCAAATGAGTCTGAAACGATTCAATATGTAGATCAGAACCTAACGTTAAAAGGCCTCAAGATGATATACGATCGAAATAAGTAA
- the tilS gene encoding tRNA lysidine(34) synthetase TilS, translated as MKQQIQNFIAENDLFKENQTILVAVSGGADSMALLSIMQEMSLEWSLTLHAVHVNHQLRAEESEEDARFLKEWCAARQIPLEQRNVDVSTQKINDHVGTQAAAHTVRYRAFEEVMRKVNADVLLTAHHGDDHAESTLMKLNRGTSPYRRLGITLERNFAIGKLVRPLLCVNKEMIVNYCRTHHIPYRNDSSNQSGAYTRNRFRKQIMPFLKEENPLNYKHIRRYEEWQHEDNELLMELANEKLRNLIMSQRDGTVTISRFGYHELPIPLQRRLIHLILNCLYNKEKVRDFSSYIEQVEHFLKNHSKFASIDLRDGLKVYRQNDCYRFTQEDSVESDNYCLELKVPGDVMTPLGIMKAEFSQTYTTEHKSSVIIPLKDLSSPLYVRNRRSGDRFYPKGLNGSKKVSRVFIDKKIDFPKRQSWPILVNGMDEILWIPLLHKAEISKQEADDHYVRITFLGNT; from the coding sequence TTGAAACAGCAAATTCAAAACTTTATTGCAGAAAACGATTTATTTAAAGAAAATCAAACCATTCTCGTAGCTGTATCTGGTGGTGCTGATTCAATGGCACTCTTATCCATCATGCAAGAGATGAGCTTGGAGTGGTCGTTAACGCTTCACGCCGTACACGTGAATCATCAACTTCGGGCTGAAGAGTCAGAAGAAGATGCTCGTTTTCTAAAGGAGTGGTGTGCAGCACGACAGATTCCCCTTGAACAAAGAAATGTCGACGTGAGCACTCAAAAAATAAACGATCATGTCGGGACTCAAGCAGCGGCTCATACGGTTCGCTACCGGGCATTTGAGGAAGTCATGAGAAAAGTAAACGCCGATGTTTTACTGACTGCACATCACGGGGACGACCATGCAGAATCAACGTTAATGAAGCTTAATCGTGGCACGAGCCCCTATCGTAGACTTGGGATCACGCTAGAGCGAAATTTTGCAATTGGCAAGCTGGTAAGACCGCTTTTATGTGTTAATAAAGAGATGATTGTAAATTATTGTCGCACCCATCATATTCCATACCGAAATGATTCGAGCAATCAATCGGGAGCATATACTAGGAATCGGTTCCGGAAACAGATTATGCCGTTTTTAAAGGAAGAAAACCCTTTAAACTATAAACATATTCGCCGTTATGAAGAATGGCAGCATGAGGATAATGAATTATTGATGGAGCTGGCGAACGAAAAATTAAGGAATCTTATCATGTCTCAACGTGATGGCACCGTAACAATCTCACGTTTTGGTTATCACGAGCTACCGATTCCTTTACAAAGAAGGTTGATTCATCTAATATTAAACTGTCTGTATAATAAAGAGAAGGTACGTGATTTCTCTTCATACATAGAGCAAGTAGAGCATTTCTTAAAAAACCATTCGAAATTTGCATCAATTGACTTACGTGATGGTCTTAAAGTTTATCGACAAAACGACTGCTATAGGTTTACACAAGAGGATTCTGTGGAATCAGATAACTACTGTTTAGAACTGAAGGTACCTGGTGATGTGATGACGCCGTTAGGGATAATGAAGGCGGAATTTAGTCAAACTTATACGACGGAACATAAATCGAGTGTCATAATTCCGTTAAAAGACTTGTCCAGTCCTCTCTATGTGAGGAATCGTCGATCAGGTGACCGTTTTTATCCAAAGGGATTAAACGGATCAAAAAAAGTTAGTCGGGTCTTTATTGATAAGAAAATTGATTTCCCGAAACGGCAGAGCTGGCCTATACTCGTCAATGGGATGGACGAAATCTTATGGATACCTTTACTACATAAGGCCGAAATTTCCAAACAAGAAGCAGATGATCACTATGTCCGAATTACGTTTTTAGGAAATACTTAA
- the spoIIE gene encoding stage II sporulation protein E, whose protein sequence is MNKTDKSTGTLLATGAFERFNHVQARLVVSGQALRNMGKTLFFEWGLLIAIVGFLLGRAMILAELTPFILPFIAAVFLLRRSHALIAGVALLAGTVFSYHGEIAYAFIGMGIFLLLYRGAKTFLDQPGKSLPYLVFGASMVTRIGVVFVTTGTVSQYSLMMATVEAGLAFILTMIFVQSIPLVTGKRGGQALRNEEIICLIILLASVMTGTIGWALNDIVMQHSLARYLVLIFAFVGGAAIGSTVGVVTGLILSLASVASLYQMSLLAFAGLLGGLLKEGNRLGVAFGLLVGTLLIGLYGDGGGSLAGTVAETGIAIALFLLTPRGWLKTIAKYIPGTVEHSQEQQQYLRKVRDATAGRVERFSSLFQTLSNSFKVQQKSDEEQHSNDVDVLLSHVTEKTCQMCMMKEKCWVQNFNQTYDSMSKMVDHIEVNGTMNDPKLQRQWRSQCRKPDQVIAAINMETNQYRANKELKRQVQESQRLVADQLLGVSRVMGDFAKEIQKEKQPHLIQEEYMVDALRSAGMDVGHIDIYSIESGRIEIEMSVQCDHANGEAEKVIAPMLSDLVKETIMLKREEPKFYANGYSHISFGSAQPFVMESGVAKVAKGGEWLSGDNYSMIELNSDKYAIAISDGMGNGEKAYLESSETLALLQKVLQSGIEETVAIKSVNSILSLRNTEEMFSTLDLAMIDMHDAHAKFLKIGSTPSFIKRGERVSKVEAGNLPMGIIPEFEVEVVHEQLRDGDLLIMCSDGVLEAKRSIENREQWMKRVISEIETDDPQEVADIILERVIRSEEGNVIEDDMTIVVTQVKLHKPKWTSIPIHPKIQKPKKGRPFFKQATGT, encoded by the coding sequence ATGAATAAAACAGACAAGTCTACAGGAACACTTTTGGCGACAGGTGCTTTTGAAAGGTTCAATCATGTACAAGCTCGTTTAGTCGTAAGTGGACAAGCATTAAGGAATATGGGTAAAACACTTTTCTTTGAATGGGGATTACTCATTGCGATTGTTGGTTTCTTACTTGGACGAGCGATGATCCTAGCAGAATTAACGCCGTTTATTCTTCCGTTCATTGCTGCAGTATTTTTGTTACGACGAAGTCATGCGCTTATAGCTGGTGTAGCATTACTCGCTGGGACCGTTTTTAGTTACCATGGCGAAATTGCTTACGCGTTCATTGGAATGGGAATCTTCCTATTACTATATAGAGGGGCAAAAACGTTTTTAGATCAGCCAGGAAAATCGCTTCCGTACCTTGTATTTGGAGCAAGTATGGTAACAAGGATAGGGGTTGTTTTTGTTACAACAGGGACAGTGAGCCAGTATTCGTTAATGATGGCAACGGTGGAAGCCGGCCTAGCGTTTATCTTAACGATGATCTTTGTTCAGAGTATACCGCTCGTTACCGGGAAGCGAGGGGGACAAGCATTACGAAATGAAGAAATTATTTGTTTAATTATCTTACTTGCTTCTGTTATGACGGGGACAATTGGATGGGCATTAAATGACATTGTGATGCAGCATAGTCTCGCCCGGTATTTAGTACTTATTTTTGCATTTGTTGGGGGAGCGGCTATAGGTTCAACTGTGGGGGTTGTGACAGGGTTAATCTTAAGTTTAGCGAGTGTGGCTAGTTTGTACCAGATGAGCTTGCTTGCTTTTGCGGGGTTATTAGGTGGTCTATTAAAAGAAGGGAATCGTCTCGGTGTCGCATTTGGTTTATTAGTAGGAACACTGTTAATTGGTCTTTACGGCGACGGTGGTGGAAGTCTTGCTGGAACGGTCGCTGAAACAGGGATCGCCATTGCGTTGTTTCTCTTAACGCCAAGGGGGTGGCTTAAGACGATTGCAAAATATATCCCTGGGACAGTCGAACATTCACAAGAACAACAGCAATACTTACGCAAAGTACGAGATGCGACCGCGGGAAGAGTTGAACGCTTTTCGTCTCTGTTTCAAACGTTGTCTAATAGTTTTAAAGTCCAGCAAAAGAGTGATGAAGAACAACATTCAAATGATGTGGATGTTCTGCTTAGTCATGTGACGGAGAAAACATGCCAAATGTGCATGATGAAAGAAAAGTGTTGGGTTCAAAATTTTAATCAAACGTACGATTCCATGTCAAAAATGGTGGACCATATTGAAGTGAACGGTACGATGAACGATCCAAAACTACAGCGGCAATGGAGAAGTCAGTGTCGCAAACCTGACCAAGTGATTGCGGCGATCAATATGGAAACAAATCAATATCGCGCAAATAAAGAACTTAAAAGACAAGTTCAAGAAAGTCAACGATTGGTAGCTGACCAATTATTAGGGGTCTCCAGAGTGATGGGGGATTTTGCAAAAGAAATTCAAAAAGAAAAGCAACCTCATTTAATTCAGGAAGAATATATGGTTGATGCGCTTCGTAGTGCTGGGATGGATGTTGGTCATATTGATATTTACAGCATTGAAAGTGGGCGAATTGAAATTGAAATGAGTGTTCAGTGCGATCATGCAAACGGAGAAGCGGAAAAGGTGATTGCGCCAATGTTGTCCGATTTGGTAAAAGAAACGATTATGTTAAAACGAGAGGAGCCGAAATTTTATGCAAATGGATACAGCCATATTTCGTTCGGGTCGGCGCAACCATTTGTAATGGAATCTGGCGTGGCTAAGGTCGCCAAAGGGGGAGAGTGGTTATCAGGAGATAATTATTCGATGATTGAACTAAACAGCGATAAATATGCGATCGCCATTAGTGACGGTATGGGGAACGGTGAAAAAGCATACTTGGAGAGTAGCGAGACATTGGCGCTTTTACAAAAAGTGTTGCAGTCAGGCATTGAAGAAACCGTTGCGATTAAATCTGTTAATTCCATTTTGTCACTGCGAAATACAGAGGAAATGTTTTCAACACTGGATTTGGCAATGATTGATATGCATGATGCACACGCGAAATTTCTGAAAATTGGTTCGACACCAAGCTTCATAAAAAGAGGTGAACGTGTATCAAAAGTGGAGGCAGGCAACCTTCCAATGGGAATCATCCCAGAATTTGAAGTCGAAGTTGTCCATGAACAACTTCGGGATGGCGACTTGTTAATTATGTGTAGCGATGGAGTATTAGAAGCGAAGCGATCCATTGAAAATCGTGAGCAATGGATGAAGCGCGTTATATCAGAAATTGAAACCGACGATCCTCAAGAAGTAGCGGACATTATTTTAGAACGGGTCATTCGTTCGGAGGAAGGAAACGTGATAGAGGATGACATGACCATTGTGGTCACTCAAGTAAAATTACACAAACCGAAATGGACGTCAATTCCAATCCATCCAAAAATCCAAAAGCCGAAGAAAGGAAGACCATTTTTTAAGCAGGCGACGGGAACATAA
- a CDS encoding S1 domain-containing RNA-binding protein, with translation MSIEAGSKLQGKVTGITHFGAFVELPEGKTGLVHISEVADHYVKDINELLKVGDEVTVKVVNVENDGKIGLSIRKAIDKPVEEKRPPRPSRPSHSDSPRQNRQSGGFRGGSKPRVTPSFEDKVSRFLKDSEERLTTIKRQTESKRGGRGAKRG, from the coding sequence ATGTCCATAGAAGCAGGCAGCAAGCTGCAAGGCAAGGTTACTGGTATTACACACTTTGGCGCATTCGTTGAATTGCCAGAAGGAAAAACAGGACTTGTGCACATTAGTGAGGTTGCGGATCACTATGTTAAAGATATTAATGAATTATTAAAAGTCGGTGATGAGGTAACCGTTAAAGTCGTCAATGTTGAAAATGATGGCAAAATTGGACTCTCGATCCGTAAGGCCATTGACAAACCAGTAGAAGAAAAGAGACCACCTCGTCCGTCTCGCCCTTCTCATTCTGATTCACCACGTCAAAATCGTCAGTCAGGTGGTTTTCGAGGTGGAAGCAAACCACGTGTTACGCCATCTTTTGAAGATAAGGTGAGTCGTTTCTTAAAAGATAGCGAAGAACGTCTAACAACAATTAAGCGTCAAACTGAATCAAAACGTGGAGGCAGAGGCGCAAAACGAGGTTAG
- a CDS encoding septum formation initiator family protein, translated as MRKLASNRATIREIDTKYMEQRQQELDRQSKRRKGLFRRLTFMGVVFGIVMIICGITLFNQTSQISEKEAEYERLQAEQAALLEERDDLKQEITNYQDDEFIQDIARRDYFLTFPGEQRINVTKQNSD; from the coding sequence GTGAGGAAATTGGCGTCTAATCGAGCAACAATTAGAGAAATTGATACAAAGTATATGGAGCAACGGCAGCAAGAATTAGACAGACAATCAAAGCGTCGGAAAGGTTTATTTAGACGTTTAACCTTTATGGGGGTCGTGTTCGGAATAGTAATGATCATTTGTGGCATTACGCTGTTTAATCAAACATCGCAAATCAGTGAAAAAGAAGCTGAATATGAACGTTTACAAGCAGAGCAAGCAGCATTATTAGAAGAACGAGACGATCTCAAACAAGAAATCACAAACTACCAGGATGATGAGTTTATACAGGATATTGCGAGAAGAGATTACTTCTTAACATTCCCAGGCGAGCAAAGAATTAACGTCACAAAGCAAAACAGCGATTGA
- the yabQ gene encoding spore cortex biosynthesis protein YabQ → MTLTVQFMSMLSMAAMGVWLGAAIDTYSRFVGKRHSFDSRTALLDLSFWAVQAILIFYILYQVNFGEVRIFVFIALLLGYAMYQALFKSFYNHALEGFITFFMKLFSLLLYVLKILILIPIKWLLHICRRLAMMIVLTLWSLVFYLLVKPIYFILSLLGVVKVLKKGQPIYEKIKGFCSRLMKKK, encoded by the coding sequence ATGACACTGACAGTCCAATTCATGTCAATGTTATCCATGGCCGCAATGGGGGTTTGGCTCGGTGCGGCCATCGATACATACAGCCGATTTGTTGGAAAAAGACATTCCTTTGATAGTAGAACGGCATTGTTGGATCTTTCTTTCTGGGCCGTACAGGCTATTCTTATTTTCTACATTCTATATCAAGTGAATTTTGGAGAAGTGCGGATTTTTGTATTTATTGCGCTGCTACTTGGATATGCCATGTACCAAGCGCTATTTAAAAGCTTTTACAACCATGCGCTCGAAGGATTCATTACATTCTTTATGAAACTTTTCTCTCTCCTTTTGTACGTATTAAAGATTCTCATCCTAATCCCTATAAAATGGTTATTGCACATTTGTAGGCGTTTAGCTATGATGATAGTACTTACATTATGGAGTCTTGTCTTCTATTTGCTAGTGAAGCCTATTTATTTCATTCTGTCTCTTCTTGGTGTTGTCAAAGTATTAAAAAAAGGACAGCCTATCTATGAAAAAATAAAGGGTTTCTGCAGCCGTTTAATGAAGAAGAAGTAG
- a CDS encoding VWA domain-containing protein yields the protein MKGTLKQILLITDGYSNDGEDPIAIARLAKEFGIAVNVIGIMGDQKENLHGLNEVEAIADAGGGVSEIVYAKQLSQTVQVVTQKAMTQTLHGVINQELKQILGKEEEMDALPPEKRGEVMEVVDEISETAQLDVLILIDTSASMANKLSKVQEALEDLSIGLNSRTGETSFAVYTFPGRKQPVEKVMDFSPTLNRLNKLFNKLASGGLTPTGPALKAAIEIMRGNRSRRKVIGDVDEQLFG from the coding sequence ATGAAAGGGACATTAAAACAAATCTTACTGATAACAGACGGGTACTCAAATGATGGTGAAGATCCAATTGCAATAGCTCGACTGGCGAAAGAATTTGGCATTGCTGTAAATGTCATTGGAATTATGGGTGATCAAAAAGAAAATCTTCATGGACTTAATGAAGTGGAGGCCATTGCCGATGCTGGAGGTGGTGTCAGTGAAATTGTATACGCCAAGCAATTGTCACAGACTGTGCAGGTTGTTACTCAAAAAGCAATGACGCAAACGTTGCACGGTGTCATTAATCAAGAATTAAAGCAGATCTTAGGAAAAGAAGAAGAGATGGACGCTCTTCCTCCTGAAAAAAGAGGAGAAGTGATGGAAGTCGTCGATGAAATTAGCGAAACCGCTCAACTAGATGTGTTAATCCTAATTGATACAAGCGCGAGCATGGCAAATAAGCTCAGCAAAGTTCAAGAGGCGTTAGAAGATCTTTCAATCGGGTTAAATTCGAGAACAGGGGAGACGTCCTTTGCTGTTTATACGTTCCCTGGTAGAAAGCAACCAGTGGAAAAAGTAATGGACTTTTCTCCGACTTTGAACCGTTTAAATAAATTGTTTAATAAGTTAGCATCAGGAGGACTGACGCCAACAGGGCCTGCTCTTAAAGCAGCGATTGAAATTATGAGAGGCAATCGTTCAAGAAGGAAAGTTATAGGTGATGTAGATGAACAACTTTTCGGCTAA
- the yabP gene encoding sporulation protein YabP: MDQTNYEFGAPMGRERKNNDHDITIKGRKQLDITGVKQVDSFDNEEFLLETVMGYLSIKGQNLHMKNLNVEQGNVSIEGKIYDLIYVDQNQQGKSKGLFGKLFK, from the coding sequence ATGGATCAGACAAACTACGAGTTTGGAGCACCAATGGGAAGGGAAAGAAAAAACAATGACCATGATATTACGATAAAAGGTCGAAAGCAGTTAGATATAACGGGTGTAAAGCAAGTCGATAGCTTTGATAATGAAGAATTTTTATTAGAGACGGTTATGGGCTACCTATCAATTAAAGGACAGAATCTTCATATGAAAAATTTGAATGTGGAACAAGGGAATGTGTCTATTGAAGGAAAGATTTACGATTTAATTTATGTCGATCAAAATCAGCAAGGAAAATCAAAAGGACTATTCGGAAAGCTATTTAAATAA
- a CDS encoding protein kinase, translating into MNNFSAKENEVSPGLTVVGKWNARSYTLIRQLGEGVTGVVYLAQSIDGKVAIKFGLDQMSIAQEVNVLKELSKVQEIRLGPYLHDVDDYQATPMSRAIPYYVMEYIQGVDFLRFMSGKGSEWLSVVIIQLLTQLQQLHERDWIFGDLKPENIIVTKYASQVRLLDVGGTTKKNRAIKEYTELYDRGYWVGGSRKAEVSYDLFSVAILMIHCAYPNQLKKESHKPLEQLKKQIERSEQLKPFKSIILGALQGQYQSAENMKNELLLLKSTKKTSYSSAEINTSRMTRIKKQRQKHAITDLIFLIAFVGLLIILYLLVSKF; encoded by the coding sequence ATGAACAACTTTTCGGCTAAAGAGAATGAGGTCTCTCCCGGCTTAACGGTTGTGGGCAAATGGAATGCGCGCAGCTATACACTTATTCGTCAATTAGGTGAGGGCGTCACTGGTGTTGTATATCTTGCACAGTCCATTGATGGAAAAGTAGCAATAAAATTTGGGCTGGATCAAATGTCGATCGCACAAGAGGTCAATGTGCTTAAAGAATTAAGTAAGGTTCAAGAGATTCGTCTTGGACCTTATTTACATGATGTTGATGATTATCAAGCGACGCCGATGAGTCGTGCCATCCCGTATTATGTAATGGAGTATATTCAAGGTGTTGATTTTTTAAGGTTTATGAGTGGGAAGGGAAGCGAGTGGCTTTCTGTCGTCATCATTCAGTTACTCACGCAACTACAGCAGCTGCATGAAAGGGATTGGATTTTCGGAGACTTAAAACCTGAAAATATTATCGTGACGAAATATGCTTCCCAGGTCAGGTTATTAGATGTTGGTGGCACAACAAAAAAAAATCGAGCAATTAAAGAGTATACAGAATTGTACGATCGCGGCTACTGGGTTGGTGGATCACGAAAGGCCGAGGTGAGCTATGATCTTTTTTCCGTTGCCATATTAATGATTCATTGTGCATATCCTAATCAGTTAAAAAAAGAAAGCCATAAACCACTTGAACAACTGAAAAAACAAATAGAACGTTCAGAGCAATTAAAACCGTTTAAGTCAATCATTTTGGGGGCGCTACAAGGTCAATACCAAAGTGCAGAGAATATGAAAAATGAGCTACTTCTCTTAAAATCAACAAAGAAGACGTCTTATTCTTCAGCGGAAATCAATACTTCTAGGATGACAAGAATAAAGAAACAGCGTCAAAAGCATGCCATAACCGATTTAATTTTCTTAATCGCTTTTGTTGGACTCTTGATTATTCTATACTTATTAGTATCTAAGTTTTAG